The nucleotide sequence taggcgctcgggcgaggcgaggcgaggcccgagcgcctcgctaatctcccaggcggcacgctttaaacaggcgccgcctgggcgctcgcccgagcccaagcgttgggcgcttcgggcgagcgcctgggtaaaccaaggcgaccgaaccaggattttaggtctggttcagtcCTAGTTtggttggttagttggttcaatcgaaccaactaaaccaatataacccttacccaaccctaacccgctgtcgTTGCCACTCCCGATCTCGATCTCGaactcgctgctcgccgctgtcgctgctagcaaacgctgccgttgtcgccgctcgccgctgtcgctgctcgcaaacgctgcctctgtcgccgctcgcgcctcccgctccctttctcgctgccgccgctgctgctgctgtcgttgctcgccgctgccgctatcgccgctgccgctatcgccgctgccgctatcgccgctgcttcctcgtttctcagtcAACAAGCTCAGTatacaatatactgttaatattaagtttatttgaaatgattaattttcaatactattaatatattttcttaatttaatagcatatttttatttaaaattttaaataattatatttattaattatattatatatttttatattttagcgcctcgcttcgctcgggcgagcgcctagcacctcgggcgtttttggaccttggcgcctagcgctttttaaatcactggtctcAACGTGTTGGCAGCACGGTGTCAGCATGTCGGTTATATTGCGTTGATATGTCAGCCACGTGGTGCCGACGTGTTGGCCTTGTCATTTTCCCCTTAGCAAGCTGTATAAGTGACAATAtgacatgcataaaattatttctatttcaaTGCAATCATTATGTTTTTAGAGCCTTAACTATGAAGCTTTTATTTGGATTCTTTCTCTTGGTGCTGTTTGGAGGaactatttttttcttaatttctccctGCCTCTCCTCATGTATCTTGTCCCAAGGAAACTGAATCAGTTTCAGCACCATGATTTTGATGGTATTTGTGAAATGAAAAATGAGCTTCTTTAGAAACATTCACTTGTCGTTAAcatttttttattgaatttgATACTTATTGATATTTTTGTTCTACAAGGGTTTTTGGTTCACACTTAACAGCACCTAGAATCCTGCAGAACTTTTGAGGTTTGCATGGAAATGTAGTCAGCCATTATCGTGGTAGAAACCAAGGTTATAATAATCTGTTGATGCCCATCGATTTATATTTTCTTCTTGAAGCTGAGACCGAAGTTTTTTTTGGTTGAGTATTAATGCTTGTCTGTTCAGAGATTCCACCATAAATTAGTTATATATGTTAACATACTTGTTTGCAAGAAAGTTTACTGTGATGTTCTTATAAAATGAATTTTGTGATATTTTAATGCCCAAATTTTCTCTTCCTGTGATCTTTTATTGCCAAGGATCACTACTCGTAAGTCctgcaaaagtatttgggtatgaATTCTGATTGTGCAAATGTAATATCTTTCCCTTTGTTCTTCTCCTTATGGTAATTTGCTGCTCTAATTGAATGTGTTATCTCATGCTTCGGCCTGCTTTTAACTTTTTTTCACATACCCAGGATAAAGTTTTGCTTAAGCCCAGCCAGCGTTTGGTTGCTTATGCTATTCTTCACGAGACTTATTCCTCTCAGCCGTCATCGTTGAACCCATTCATTTCATTACTTGTAAATGTAAGTACGGCAATTTCTTTCTGATGCATTTCTTCCAAATGCTTGACATTTAGAATTACAAGGATTGGTTGCATTTTGACATTTCCTGAGTGCACGTCACTATTATTTTCATGTGATTACGTGAACTGGTGCCGACAGCTAAATGGTCTAAAAATAATCTGAAACAATGAGGAAGTGGACTGGAGAAACAAGCAATCATGTACACTATCACCGAATTCTCACAAATTGATATGGAACCAAAAGGTCAAGctggatatattttttttcagatTCAATGTATATAATTCATAACTTGATAAATTATCGTTACTGAGATAATTGGAACCTCCTGATTAAGCAATAGTATGTTATGCAAAATGACACCAGATGTGTCTTAATAGGGTTTGATGTGTTGGGTATCGGATCCATGCTGGTCTCCAGCCAGAATGGTACAAGTCAAGAACTATGGTGCTTCTTTTAAGATTTGAGTATACTGGCTGAAACATATAACCATTAATACCATTGGTTATGTGGTATCTGTAGTTAATTCTATCTTTACTTGCAAAGAAATCCAAGCTACAATATCATCAAATCGAAATTAAAGTTTATTTTAACCAAGACAAATTAGGTTTGATTTGTTGGTGACAGGTGGTTTGGGCATTCTTATAATCATTATATGCTAAACATACATGAAAAAGATAAATCATATAGAAATCTATTGTGCACAAACTTAAGACTTTTGGGGTGCAGCGGGTTATCATGGAAGCGTTCCTTGATTTGTATAGCAGATCTTAGGAGTTATCCCTTCTAGTTGTCCTGTTTCAAGGTTTTAATCGCCCATATTGTTATGCACCTGAATCTTATTGAACTGCATTGACTGGTTAGTATGGTATTTGTTTTGGTATACAAATAAGAATACTAACAAAATTTTGATGTGTTGGTTCCAACCAATGCTGTTGGTACATTGGTACTTATATGCTCTCAGACTAGTACAATGTGGTCAGTATATCAAGGTATTGGAAACCTGTTTGTTTTATTAATTccaaatgataaaataattgtcaaTTGAATTTGACTGGTCTGGTTCTACATTTGTTTATAGTTACATGAAACCTAGAAGTTGCACACTCTGCCCTTTATTCTAAGGGTAGAAAACTGAAGAATCCTTGCAGAATAGTTTTTTACAACACCTAGCTTGTCAGTGCTGGGTTCTAATGCTGGCAAAAATATGATCTTTTGtcattcaatttttttataaagcTACTATTTGTCTTCACAGGCAGCAACAGATGATGCCTTAGAGGAAATGGAGATGGCATTTATTCAACTTCTGTTGGGATCTATTGGTGGGAACAGTAACAAAGAGGTTTGCTCTTTTGTCTCCTCCCCTTTCAGTTGCATTTGTTCTGGTAGCTATTTCTTTGGATTTAGATTTGTTTAGTTAGTCACATAAATATTTTGCATAATttttaaatgtgatgaaatagtaCAAGAGGAATAAAAAGTGAGGAAAAAACATCATTTCAGGAGCTTCTATATAATTTAGGTCAAAATTTTTCTAGAGTCATATCTTCTCTGGAATACTTTAGAgttttgtttcatttatcattgaactaTATAATTACCagttattattttatatcaagtACATATGATCATGCCTAGCAACCTTACCTTAGTTTGAGATGTGTTTGTTTTGAATTAAAAAAAGTTGCAAATATAATCCCTTGTAGGCACAATGAATCATGCGGCCAAGAAGTGATGAGGGGTCAAAGAATTAGGCTCTGGTGAGAAGGGGAAAGAAAGATCATTTCTTCCTTCAGCAATCAATGTCTTATACAACTTACAGCTATTTAAGGAACCAGttcatgatttttttcttttttctttgcttTAAGTGATAGATGGAATGATTTGAATTCTGAAGAGACTAGGTAGAAAAAATCGATTCCTCCAATTATAAATCTGGACTAGAACTTTTACAATTAAGTACAAAATTATGTCCAGACCTGGATTTCAGACAGTATTATATGCAGATGGACCTGGTTTTATGCTTAGGTTGGACTGAATGGTTGGGCAAAAATCACCACCATTAACCCCAGATGAAACCAGTTCCTTGGTTCCTGTTTCTTGGTAACTTTTGTTCCGTTCCTGGTGAAACCCCTTGGGTCCCTTGATgcctattatataatatatacaaaCTAGACTGGTTATGCACCGGTTCTTAGTATATGTGTCATGCAGCTCGTCtggttcctttttatttttcagatataTCAGGAATATTTCTTGGGTTCAAAACTGGGGTTCTGCATCTTATATGTCTTGCTCAATGGTATTTGGTTGGTACTCTGCCTTGTATTTGGTTGCTGTTCTCATGGTAGTAAACAGATGAAGATATGGACAGGTTCAAAAGTTTAATCAAATTATATGTATATGTTGTAGAATATGTATGCTTATATACATGGATATTAACACATCCTGGCTAGGATAAGCAAGGCTTTTATGTGGATCCTTCCACTCGAGAATTAATGAGGGAGAATCTATACTGTTTAAGTGACCTATGATCTTTAGATGCATATATAAAAAAGTTATAACCTTCTGATGCATTTTGTTTCTCTTTATCTCTCTCATGTTTTAGAATGAAATTTGCTCATTCGAAGTGTAGTAGTTTTTTTTTCTGTCAATCTCAAATTTTGACGATGGGTACAagccttttaaaaaaataaataacaaaatgttAACATCTGCAAGCTTTTTTTGTTAAGCCATTTATCCATATATATTCAGTACATTTATTACAGttgggattttttttcttttaatggtaAATTCATTTGCATTTCTTATAAGATTCATCCATTTCCTCCAATCTGTTTTCTACGTATTTTTATTTGGTTTCTGATCAGGTTATGAAGCAGTCAGCGGTGGATTACATAAAAGGATTTGACTCATCGTCCTATGTAAGTATGAGGTTTGTGAGGATAATTTAGTTGATAAAGCCTTTTGCTTGAAACAATTGGTtcatatgatttggcatgatcttctgatgactctttttttttttttttttcctattttatgGTTATTTAGGTTCTATTGCAATATGAACAGCTGCAGAAGCAGCATGTAGATGGATTGCAGTCCGAGTCATATAAAAGTATTTTCCAAGCAGCAGCGGTTAAAAATGTTATACCTGATCCAGATGTACCTCTTGGCTTTGATGCTAATTCATCTGAGTACAACCAATTCCCTCCAcataaggaaaaaagaaaaagaaagaattgaTTTGGTTCATTTTAACTTTACCTAACACCTTTTTTCCCCAATATTGTATGGTTTCAGGCCAAATTTATCACTAACAGGAGCTAAACCAAGAATTGGTTCTGAGGATAGAGACAGTGCTATAATAGGTTCATTGCAGAACTTATCTTTGGAAGGACTGGGTCCCCAGTGGATTAGGCCTGTTCCGCCGATGCTTCCAGTATTAGATGGAGAGGTAAGATTTCACTCGAGAGCTTATTATTCAATATTTTGATCTCTTGTTAATGAAAATTTATTGTACAGCTTATGTGGCTCAATCCTGATAATAATCATGAGCTGTTGTGGGACTATGGCATGTGTGCTGACACCAGTCGGGGAGCAGCTGTTAGAGATTTGATTGCAAAAGCATTGAAAGGTCCACTTGTACCTTCCCAACAGGAGGTCTTGCTCTGAGACAATTAAACAGTTTTAGCTGAATATTTCATGCGATAAGAAGGATGGCTCATTTGTATATGAATTGTCTCCCTATGTGAatagtgttttttaaattttatattagttTTTTGTCGATTTATATGCCTTCTTTTGGCCATTGTTTTTGTGCTTGTAGATCCGAACTAAAATAATAGCAACTATATAGTTTTTTCACAAGTCTTGATTCTATGCCGTAATTTTGATAATAGTTTTCTGGCTTGAACCTACCTTTGTTGATTCCATACTTGTGCAAAACAGTTACTATTATTTGCTTCTTTCTGCAGCAAGTTGTTTTAGAACTAGCAAAGGACCCAAAACTTGTTTATCATTGCGGACTTACTCCCCTGAAGCTTCCGGTTTGTGACGTCTGTGCTTATATGGTTAATTTTTATTTGATGCTGTTTCTAATCTGGTAGCATCCGTATTTCTCTTTTGTAGGAACTAGTTGAGCACAATCCACTTATAGCTGTCGAAGTTCTTACAAAGTTGATGAATTCCCCTGAAATTTCAGAGTAAAACATTTTAATTGTCATGTGCTTACTAGTGATGTATATGTTATTCTGTTATACTTATTCCTGAGTTTGGTTGTGCAGGTACT is from Musa acuminata AAA Group cultivar baxijiao chromosome BXJ1-6, Cavendish_Baxijiao_AAA, whole genome shotgun sequence and encodes:
- the LOC135675942 gene encoding uncharacterized protein LOC135675942, which produces MLSIEESKNLFALLDAESKPFDEIVADYLSQFAREARFRVCSSLAVLLEDKVLLKPSQRLVAYAILHETYSSQPSSLNPFISLLVNAATDDALEEMEMAFIQLLLGSIGGNSNKEVMKQSAVDYIKGFDSSSYVLLQYEQLQKQHVDGLQSESYKSIFQAAAVKNVIPDPDVPLGFDANSSEPNLSLTGAKPRIGSEDRDSAIIGSLQNLSLEGLGPQWIRPVPPMLPVLDGELMWLNPDNNHELLWDYGMCADTSRGAAVRDLIAKALKGPLVPSQQEQVVLELAKDPKLVYHCGLTPLKLPELVEHNPLIAVEVLTKLMNSPEISEYFTVLVNMEMSLHSMEVVNRLTTAVNLPTEFVHMYITNCISSCENIKDKYMQNRLVRLVCVFLQSLIRNKIINVHDLFIEVQAFCIEFSRIREAAGLFRLLKTLE